Proteins encoded within one genomic window of Ailuropoda melanoleuca isolate Jingjing chromosome 16, ASM200744v2, whole genome shotgun sequence:
- the ALDH3B1 gene encoding aldehyde dehydrogenase family 3 member B1 isoform X1: MAAAAKHLTPVTLELGGKNPCYVDDDCDPQTVANRVALFRYFNGGQTCVAPDYVLCSPDTQERLLPALQTAITRFYGEDPQSSPSLGRIISEKHFQRLRGLLGCGRVAIGGQSDESERYIAPTVLVDVRETEPVMQEEIFGPILPIVNVRSLDEAIDFINRREKPLALYAFSNSNRVVKQVLAQTSSGGFCGNDGFMHMTLASLPFGGVGASGMGSYHGKFSFDTFSHHRACLLRRPGLEKIYSIRYPPYSPRNLRLLLVAMEARSCSCTLL, from the exons ATGGCTGCCGCCGCCAAGCACCTGACACCCGTCACACTGGAGCTGGGGGGCAAGAACCCCTGCTACGTGGATGACGACTGCGACCCCCAGACCGTGGCCAACCGCGTGGCCTTGTTCCGCTACTTCAACGGCGGCCAGACCTGCGTGGCCCCCGACTACGTGCTGTGCAGCCCGGACACGCAGGAGCGGCTGCTGCCCGCCCTGCAGACCGCCATCACCCGCTTCTACGGCGAAGACCCCCAGAGCTCCCCGAGCCTGGGCCGCATCATCAGCGAGAAGCACTTCCAGCGGCTGCGGGGTCTGCTGGGCTGTGGCCGCGTGGCCATCGGCGGCCAGAGCGACGAGAGCGAGCGCTACATTG CCCCCACGGTGCTGGTGGACGTGCGGGAGACAGAGCCGGTGATGCAGGAGGAGATCTTCGGCCCCATCCTGCCCATCGTGAACGTGAGGAGCCTGGACGAGGCCATCGACTTCATCAACCGTCGGGAGAAGCCACTGGCCCTGTATGCCTTCTCCAACAGCAACCGG GTGGTCAAGCAAGTGCTGGCCCAGACCAGCAGCGGGGGCTTCTGCGGGAACGACGGTTTCATGCACATGACCCTCGCCAGCCTGCCTTTCGGAGGAGTGG GTGCCAGCGGCATGGGCAGCTACCACGGCAAGTTCTCCTTTGATACCTTCTCCCACCACCGTGCCTGCCTGCTGCGCCGCCCCGGGCTGGAGAAGATCTACTCCATCCGCTACCCACCCTACTCGCCTCGCAACCTGAGGCTGCTGCTGGTGGCCATGGAGGCCCGAAGCTGCAGCTGCACCCTGCTCTGA
- the NDUFS8 gene encoding NADH dehydrogenase [ubiquinone] iron-sulfur protein 8, mitochondrial isoform X1 translates to MGKMRCLTTRTLLRALAQAARAGHPTGRNLHGSTVAATYKFVNMREPSMDMKSVTDRAAQTLLWTELVRGLGMTLSYLFREPATINYPFEKGPLSPRFRGEHALRRYPSGEERCIACKLCEAVCPAQAITIEAEPRADGSRRTTRYDIDMTKCIYCGFCQEACPVDAIVEGPNFEFSTETHEELLYNKEKLLSNGDKWEAEIAANIQADFLYR, encoded by the exons ATGGGGAAG ATGCGCTGCCTGACTACGCGTACACTGCTTCGGGCCCTGGCCCAGGCTGCACGTGCAG GACATCCCACTGGCCGGAACCTCCACGGCAGCACAGTCGCAGCGACCTACA aGTTCGTGAACATGCGGGAACCTTCGATGGACATGAAGTCGGTGACCGACCGAGCTGCTCAGACCCTGCTGTGGACTGAGCTCGTCCGAG gcctgggcaTGACCCTAAGCTACCTGTTCCGGGAGCCTGCCACCATCAACTACCCATTCGAGAAGGGCCCACTGAGCCCTCGCTTTCGGGGAGAGCATGCGCTGCGTCGCTATCCATCGGGAGAGGAGCGCTGCATTGCCTGTAAGCTTTGTGAGGCCGTCTGCCCCGCCCAG GCCATCACCATCGAGGCCGAGCCGCGGGCCGATGGCAGCCGCCGGACCACCCGCTATGACATCGACATGACCAAGTGCATCTACTGCGGCTTCTGCCAGGAGGCCTGTCCCGTGGACGCCATTGTCGAG GGCCCCAACTTCGAGTTCTCCACCGAGACCCACGAGGAGCTCCTGTACAACAAGGAGAAGCTGCTCAGCAACGGGGACAAGTGGGAAGCAGAGATCGCCGCCAACATCCAGGCCGACTTCCTGTACCGCTGA
- the NDUFS8 gene encoding NADH dehydrogenase [ubiquinone] iron-sulfur protein 8, mitochondrial isoform X2 produces MRCLTTRTLLRALAQAARAGHPTGRNLHGSTVAATYKFVNMREPSMDMKSVTDRAAQTLLWTELVRGLGMTLSYLFREPATINYPFEKGPLSPRFRGEHALRRYPSGEERCIACKLCEAVCPAQAITIEAEPRADGSRRTTRYDIDMTKCIYCGFCQEACPVDAIVEGPNFEFSTETHEELLYNKEKLLSNGDKWEAEIAANIQADFLYR; encoded by the exons ATGCGCTGCCTGACTACGCGTACACTGCTTCGGGCCCTGGCCCAGGCTGCACGTGCAG GACATCCCACTGGCCGGAACCTCCACGGCAGCACAGTCGCAGCGACCTACA aGTTCGTGAACATGCGGGAACCTTCGATGGACATGAAGTCGGTGACCGACCGAGCTGCTCAGACCCTGCTGTGGACTGAGCTCGTCCGAG gcctgggcaTGACCCTAAGCTACCTGTTCCGGGAGCCTGCCACCATCAACTACCCATTCGAGAAGGGCCCACTGAGCCCTCGCTTTCGGGGAGAGCATGCGCTGCGTCGCTATCCATCGGGAGAGGAGCGCTGCATTGCCTGTAAGCTTTGTGAGGCCGTCTGCCCCGCCCAG GCCATCACCATCGAGGCCGAGCCGCGGGCCGATGGCAGCCGCCGGACCACCCGCTATGACATCGACATGACCAAGTGCATCTACTGCGGCTTCTGCCAGGAGGCCTGTCCCGTGGACGCCATTGTCGAG GGCCCCAACTTCGAGTTCTCCACCGAGACCCACGAGGAGCTCCTGTACAACAAGGAGAAGCTGCTCAGCAACGGGGACAAGTGGGAAGCAGAGATCGCCGCCAACATCCAGGCCGACTTCCTGTACCGCTGA
- the TCIRG1 gene encoding V-type proton ATPase 116 kDa subunit a: MGSMFRSEEVALVQLFLPTSAAYTCVSQLGELGLVEFRDLNASVSAFQRRFVGDVRRCEELEKTFTFLQEEVRRAGLALHPPEGRLLAPPPRDLLRIQEETDRLARELRDVRGNQQSLRAQLHQLQLHSAVLGRGHRLPLAATPTDGLLERTPLLQPPGGPHQDLRVNFVAGAVEPAKAAALERLLWRACRGFLIASFRETEQPLEDPVTGEPATWMTFLISYWGEQIGQKIRKITDCFHCHVFPFVEQEEGRLGTLQQLQQQSQELQEVLGETERFLSQVLGRVQRLLPPWQVQIRKMKAVYLVLNQCSVSATHKCLIAEGWCATSDLPTLQQVLQDSSSEAGVSAVVHRIPCRDMPPTLIRTNRFTASFQGIVDAYGVGRYQEVNPAPYTIITFPFLFAVMFGDVGHGLLMFLFALAMVLAENRPAVKTAQNEIWRTFFSGRYLLLLMGLFSVYTGFIYNECFSRATTIFPSGWSVAAMATQSGWSDAFLAEHPLLTLDPAVSGVFLGPYPFGIDPVWSLAVNHLSFLNSFKMKMSVILGVTHMTFGVVLGVFNHVHFGQWHRLLLETLPELVFLLGLFGYLVFLVVYKWLFISATGPAPSILIHFINMFLFSRSRTNPPLFTGQEVVQSALVVVALAAVPVLLLGTPLFLRWQHRRRSPRPAGRPLDEDKSGILDSSDASVAGWGSDEEKAGCPGDQEEAEFVLSEVLMHQAIHTIEFCLGCISNTASYLRLWALSLAHAQLSEVLWAMVMREGLRMGRELGVAAVVLVPIFAAFAVLTVAILLVMEGLSAFLHALRLHWVEFQNKFYLGSGYKLSPFTFAEEED, encoded by the exons ATGGGCTCCATGTTCCGGAGCGAGGAGGTGGCGCTggtgcagctcttcctgcccacgtCTGCAGCCTACACCTGTGTGAGCCAGCTGGGCGAGCTGGGTCTCGTGGAGTTCAGAGAC CTCAATGCCTCGGTGAGCGCCTTCCAGAGACGCTTTGTGGGGGACGTTCGGCGCTGCGAAGAGCTGGAGAAAACCTTCA CGTTCCTGCAGGAGGAGGTGCGGCGGGCTGGGCTGGCGCTGCACCCACCCGAGGGGAGGCTGCTGGCACCCCCACCCCGTGACCTGCTGCGCATCCAGGAGGAGACAGATCGCCTGGCCCGGGAGCTCCGGGATGTGCGGGGCAACCAGCAGTCCCTGCGGGCCCAGCTGCACCAGCTGCAGCTGCACTCGGCCGTGCTGGGCCGGGGCCACCGCCTCCCG TTGGCAGCCACCCCCACAGATGGGCTCTTGGAAAGAAccccccttctccagcccccGGGGGGGCCCCACCAGGACCTGAGAGTCAA CTTCGTGGCAGGTGCTGTGGAGCCCGCCAAGGCCGCCGCCCTGGAACGCCTGCTCTGGAGGGCCTGCCGCGGCTTCCTTATCGCCAGCTTCAGGGAGACGGAGCAGCCGCTGGAGGACCCCGTGacg GGTGAGCCTGCCACGTGGATGACCTTCCTCATCTCCTACTGGGGCGAGCAGATAGGGCAGAAGATCCGCAAGATCACGGACTG CTTCCACTGCCACGTGTTCCCGTTCGTGGAGCAGGAGGAAGGCCGCCTGGGGACcctgcagcagctgcagcagcagagccaggagctgCAGGAG GTCCTGGGGGAGACGGAGCGCTTCCTGAGCCAGGTGCTGGGCCGGGTGCAGCGGCTGCTGCCACCCTGGCAGGTGCAGATCCGCAAGATGAAGGCCGTGTACCTGGTCCTCAACCAGTGTAGCGTGAGCGCCACGCACAAGTGCCTCATTGCCGAGGGCTGGTGCGCCACGAGCGACCTGCCCACCCTGCAGCAAGTGCTGCAGGACAGCTcg AGCGAGGCCGGTGTGAGCGCTGTGGTTCACCGCATCCCCTGCCGGGACATGCCCCCCACACTCATCCGCACCAACCGCTTCACGGCCAGCTTCCAAGGCATCGTGGACGCCTACGGCGTGGGCCGCTACCAGGAGGTCAACCCTG CTCCCTACACCATCAtcaccttccccttcctcttcgcCGTCATGTTCGGCGACGTGGGCCACGGGCTGCTCATGTTCCTCTTCGCCCTGGCCATGGTGCTCGCGGAGAACCGGCCGGCCGTGAAGACGGCGCAGAATGAG ATCTGGCGGACCTTCTTCAGTGGCCGCTACCTGCTGCTGCTCATGGGGCTGTTCTCCGTCTACACCGGCTTCATCTACAACGAGTGTTTCAGCCGCGCCACGACCATCTTCCCCTCGGGCTGGAGCGTAGCGGCCATGGCCACCCAGTCCGGCTGGAG CGACGCATTCCTGGCCGAGCACCCGCTGCTCACCCTGGACCCCGCAGTCAGCGGTGTCTTCCTGGGACCCTACCCCTTCGGCATTGACCCC gTCTGGAGCCTGGCCGTCAACCACCTGAGCTTCCTCAACTCCTTCAAGATGAAGATGTCCGTCATCCTTGGGGTCACCCACATGACCTTCGGGGTGGTCCTGGGAGTCTTCAACCACGT GCACTTCGGCCAGTGGCACCGGCTGCTCCTGGAGACCCTGCCCGAGCTGGTCTTCCTCCTGGGGCTGTTTGGCTACCTCGTCTTCCTGGTCGTCTACAAGTGGCTGTTCATCTCCGCCACCGGCCCGGCGCCCAGCATCCTTATCCACTTCATCAACATGTTCCTCTTCTCCCGCAGCCGCACCAACCCGCCGCTCTTCACCGGGCAG GAGGTGGTGCAGTCCGCACTGGTGGTCGTGGCCCTGGCCGCGGTGCCCGTCCTGCTGCTCGGCACACCCTTGTTCCTACGCTGGCAGCACCGCCGCCGCTCGCCGAGGCCCGCTGGCCGCCCGCTG gatgaGGACAAGTCCGGGATTCTGGACTCCTCCGACGCCTCCGTGGCCGGCTGGGGCTCTGATGAGGAGAAAGCAGGGTGCCCGGGGGACCAAGAGGAGGCCGAG TTTGTCCTGTCCGAGGTGCTCATGCACCAGGCCATCCACACCATCGAGTTCTGCCTGGGCTGCATCTCCAACACGGCCTCCTACCTGCGCCTCTGGGCCCTGAGCTTGGCCCACGCCC AGCTGTCGGAGGTTCTGTGGGCCATGGTGATGCGCGAGGGCCTGCGCATGGGCCGTGAGCTGGGCGTGGCGGCCGTGGTGCTGGTCCCCATCTTCGCCGCCTTCGCCGTGTTGACCGTGGCCATCCTGTTGGTGATGGAGGGGCTCTCGGCCTTCCTGCACGCACTGCGGTTGCACTG GGTGGAGTTCCAGAACAAGTTCTATTTGGGCAGTGGCTATAAGCTGAGCCCCTTCACCTTCGCTGAGGAGGAGGACTAG